Proteins encoded in a region of the Sugiyamaella lignohabitans strain CBS 10342 chromosome B, complete sequence genome:
- a CDS encoding pre-mRNA splicing factor SLU7, whose protein sequence is MERPRKIGAKFSGKDIVADDVLQDITTTWDSKRDRWNGYDAHEYKKVVERFEEKERQKKADGELEDDDDDELKKTQDGQLGEKVRSLRERGDKAAYLEDLSEDAVEFNPKTRTMRTEGGTINDNGQFERKLSDSALEYENLRQKAEGLSEQGMAIHMEASPTEAVLKLKQLQQEKESQKHKLKQELLEKYGGAEHLAPRPKEVEIVPLEASTVTKSGEDKPGLKPSSIKSRYPEDIYPGNHSSVWGSYWINGKWGFACCHSLVKHSYCLGEKGIEINDSKEEVPQVSTEHPNKRSYDEVSQ, encoded by the coding sequence ATGGAGCGGCCCAGAAAGATTGGTGCTAAGTTCAGTGGCAAAgatattgttgctgatgatgtATTACAAGATATCACAACTACCTGGGATAGTAAACGAGACCGTTGGAATGGATATGATGCCCATGAGTATAAAAAGGTGGTAGAACGGTTTGAAGAGAAGGAGAGACAGAAGAAAGCAGACGGGGAattagaagatgacgatgacgatgaatTAAAAAAGACACAGGATGGTCAGCTTGGAGAAAAAGTCCGAAGTCTACGTGAAAGGGGCGACAAAGCTGCATACTTGGAAGACCTGTCCGAAGATGCAGTTGAATTTAATCCCAAGACCCGAACAATGCGGACAGAAGGTGGGACAATTAACGACAACGGACAGTTTGAACGGAAATTAAGTGACAGTGCATTAGAATATGAGAATCTACGACAAAAAGCTGAGGGGCTCTCAGAACAGGGTATGGCTATCCACATGGAAGCGTCGCCCACTGAAGCGGTTCTCAAGCTCAAACAGTTacagcaagaaaaagagtcaCAAAAGCATAAACTCAAGCAGGAGCTGCTTGAAAAGTATGGTGGAGCTGAGCATTTGGCACCGAGGCCAAAAGAAGTCGAAATCGTCCCATTGGAAGCATCAACGGTAACAAAAAGCGGTGAAGACAAGCCGGGCCTGAAACCATCTTCTATAAAAAGCCGCTACCCAGAAGATATTTACCCTGGCAACCACTCGTCAGTATGGGGTTCGTACTGGATTAATGGCAAATGGGGGTTTGCATGCTGCCATTCTCTCGTCAAGCACTCATATTGTCTAGGAGAGAAGGGTATTGAGATCAATGACAGCAAGGAAGAAGTCCCACAGGTATCGACAGAACATCCAAATAAGCGTTCATACGATGAAGTCTCGCAGTGA
- the ARP6 gene encoding Arp6p (Actin-related protein that binds nucleosomes; a component of the SWR1 complex, which exchanges histone variant H2AZ (Htz1p) for chromatin-bound histone H2A; GO_component: GO:0000812 - Swr1 complex [Evidence IDA] [PMID 14645854]; GO_component: GO:0000812 - Swr1 complex [Evidence IDA] [PMID 14690608]; GO_component: GO:0000812 - Swr1 complex [Evidence IDA] [PMID 16299513]; GO_component: GO:0005737 - cytoplasm [Evidence IEA,IEA]; GO_component: GO:0005737 - cytoplasm [Evidence IDA] [PMID 11011149]; GO_component: GO:0005634 - nucleus [Evidence IEA,IEA]; GO_function: GO:0031491 - nucleosome binding [Evidence IMP] [PMID 16299513]; GO_process: GO:0016568 - chromatin modification [Evidence IEA]; GO_process: GO:0006338 - chromatin remodeling [Evidence IDA] [PMID 14645854]; GO_process: GO:0006338 - chromatin remodeling [Evidence IGI,IMP] [PMID 14690608]; GO_process: GO:0043486 - histone exchange [Evidence IMP] [PMID 16299513]; GO_process: GO:0006355 - regulation of transcription, DNA-templated [Evidence IEA]; GO_process: GO:0006351 - transcription, DNA-templated [Evidence IEA]) produces MSVLVIDNGAYELKIGYATDDKNPAHFRVSNSITRSKDRRTYVGNEIENCRDYAGLTYRRPHERGQLVNWETQKAIWDNQFYGKTSKLVGMNGGKPVDPSETSLILTEMPYSLPALSSNMDQIVFEEYGFDSYYRCTPGSLVPWNDIRELYNDTSSRSSPVSECALVIDSGFSSTHVLPVVLGEVYWPAAKRINIGGKHLTNYLKETVSFRYYNMMEETFLMNVIKERVCFVSLKYQLDLEEAHINKRKSLLRIDYALPDYRTSKLGHIVKGATSSNDSNQVLTLTNERFTIPEALFRPSDLNLDQAGIPETAINCVKLMPEEIQSMLLSNVVLVGGNAVLPGYKERIREELQSFSPQGVNLRVGMPVDPISYAWQGGCRLGSQKDMLSKAYVTKADYMEHGVNLCLSRFGIKKMDNSIAMD; encoded by the coding sequence ATGTCAGTCCTCGTTATAGATAATGGAGCCTATGAGTTGAAAATAGGATATGCCACAGATGACAAAAATCCAGCACATTTCAGAGTATCAAATTCCATAACACGGTCGAAGGATCGAAGAACTTACGTTGGGAATGAAATTGAGAACTGTAGAGACTATGCTGGACTGACTTACCGACGGCCTCATGAAAGAGGCCAGTTGGTTAATTGGGAAACTCAAAAGGCTATATGGGATAACCAATTCTATGGTAAAACTTCAAAGCTTGTTGGAATGAATGGTGGTAAGCCTGTTGACCCTAGTGAAACCTCGTTAATTCTCACAGAAATGCCCTACTCGTTGCCCGCGTTATCGTCAAATATGGATCAAATTGTATTTGAAGAGTATGGCTTTGATTCTTACTACCGATGTACCCCAGGCTCTTTGGTTCCATGGAATGATATACGAGAACTGTACAATGACACTTCGTCAAGAAGCTCTCCTGTCTCGGAGTGTGCTTTAGTTATCGACAGCGGATTTAGCAGCACCCATGTGTTACCTGTAGTTCTAGGGGAGGTATACTGGCCAGCGGCTAAGCGTATAAATATTGGAGGTAAACATCTTACGAACTACCTTAAAGAAACAGTTTCTTTTAGATACTACAATATGATGGAAGAGACATTCCTCATGAATGTTATAAAGGAGAGAGTATGCTTCGTGTCTCTCAAGTATCAGCTCGATCTCGAAGAAGCTCATATAAACAAGCGAAAGAGCTTACTACGGATAGATTACGCTCTCCCCGACTATAGGACAAGTAAATTGGGGCATATCGTAAAAGGAGCGACAAGTTCGAATGATTCAAACCAAGTGTTAACTCTCACAAATGAACGATTTACTATTCCCGAGGCACTGTTTCGCCCCAGTGATCTTAATCTCGACCAAGCTGGTATTCCAGAAACTGCTATTAATTGCGTCAAATTGATGCCCGAAGAGATCCAATCCATGTTATTGAGTAATGTTGTTCTGGTTGGTGGAAATGCTGTCTTGCCTGGATATAAGGAACGCATTCGTGAAGAACTTCAAAGTTTCTCTCCCCAAGGCGTAAATCTCAGGGTAGGTATGCCTGTAGACCCTATATCTTATGCTTGGCAGGGTGGCTGTCGACTTGGCTCTCAGAAAGATATGTTGTCCAAGGCATATGTTACTAAAGCAGACTATATGGAACATGGCGTCAACCTGTGCCTCTCACGGTTTGGGATAAAAAAGATGGATAACAGCATAGCCATGGACTAA
- the SMC4 gene encoding condensin subunit SMC4 (Subunit of the condensin complex; condensin reorganizes chromosomes during both mitosis and meiosis; forms a subcomplex with Smc2p that has ATP-hydrolyzing and DNA-binding activity, but other condensin subunits are required for chromatin binding; required for tRNA gene clustering at the nucleolus; potential Cdc28p substrate; GO_component: GO:0005694 - chromosome [Evidence IEA,IEA,IEA]; GO_component: GO:0005737 - cytoplasm [Evidence IEA,IEA]; GO_component: GO:0000799 - nuclear condensin complex [Evidence IDA] [PMID 10811823]; GO_component: GO:0005634 - nucleus [Evidence IEA,IEA]; GO_component: GO:0005634 - nucleus [Evidence IDA] [PMID 22842922]; GO_function: GO:0005524 - ATP binding [Evidence IEA,IEA]; GO_function: GO:0016887 - ATPase activity [Evidence IDA] [PMID 12719426]; GO_function: GO:0003682 - chromatin binding [Evidence IDA] [PMID 11864994]; GO_function: GO:0000166 - nucleotide binding [Evidence IEA]; GO_process: GO:0006310 - DNA recombination [Evidence IEA]; GO_process: GO:0006281 - DNA repair [Evidence IEA]; GO_process: GO:0006268 - DNA unwinding involved in DNA replication [Evidence IMP] [PMID 24062159]; GO_process: GO:0007049 - cell cycle [Evidence IEA]; GO_process: GO:0051301 - cell division [Evidence IEA]; GO_process: GO:0030261 - chromosome condensation [Evidence IEA]; GO_process: GO:0051276 - chromosome organization [Evidence IEA]; GO_process: GO:0010032 - meiotic chromosome condensation [Evidence IC] [PMID 10811823]; GO_process: GO:0051307 - meiotic chromosome separation [Evidence IC] [PMID 10811823]; GO_process: GO:0007076 - mitotic chromosome condensation [Evidence IMP] [PMID 10811823]; GO_process: GO:0007067 - mitotic nuclear division [Evidence IEA]; GO_process: GO:0000070 - mitotic sister chromatid segregation [Evidence IMP] [PMID 10811823]; GO_process: GO:0070550 - rDNA condensation [Evidence IMP] [PMID 10811823]; GO_process: GO:0007130 - synaptonemal complex assembly [Evidence IC] [PMID 10811823]; GO_process: GO:0070058 - tRNA gene clustering [Evidence IMP] [PMID 18708579]), whose amino-acid sequence MRHSKVSALIHNSAAYPNLNSCSVEVHFQDVVDSANGSSTVVPGTELVITRKSFRNNSSKYMINDKESNFTEVTTLLRERGIDLDHKRFLILQGEVESIAQMKPKADNDNDDGLLEYLEDIIGTSQYKKAIEESLAEVEVLNEDCVQKQDRLKIVETELNSLEDQKNDIVTYLELENELAFKQSALWQLQAYLCQKRVELSKSIVEEQHAKLKAELDRTTVNSEEIEVLKKDHAQKLKELDLIKKTLSEKSKLLSKHEIEKVKVEERKKHLDSKRKKLEKSIEAATHSKVETETWLSNYQEESSQLSDQLKGLQKSLENENCQLEAIQDELKDKTAEFTDQIETIQKKLEPWREKTRSKESEIAVANSELELLKERESQGEKSLNESKENITITMKEGRAKEREMEKLKKELEHVTSQISMGVKECDQASIKLAKMKQQLVNGRQRVDAAKEALSSTTSQNKVLTGLTRLNDSGRIQGFRGRLGALGTIDAKYDVAISTACPSLDNMVVDTVAAGEQCVDYLRKQNLGRAKFILLEKLPKRDLSPIQTPENVPRLFDLIVPSAPEYAPAFYSVLFDTLVAKDADQARRIAYGKKRWRVVTLDGVIVEASGAMSGGGEISRGKMAAGLTEGALSEGQVQELERVQDEHEKKYKIAENTVLTMQTTLKELQERKPEIELEISKVELDITALTARLNEAKKQSAELAKSLEANRPDPSTLKRSEEHVAKLEAELKQLRSHSEGLEQDVADLQEKIMDAGGVRLRVQKSKVDGIKEQIELVNTRLANGLKENAKANNDFKKHSKTIDNCEAEISASTQELEEANKELSEKQLIIQQFEQLVSQLSDQLEEKQEILDELKSELDAKQKDIDSLRSREIEIKNTIDQHEKTIKDESNSLRSWISQLQKLQLHDLSEIKAVRVKKEKPLKKSLPRQDVEEGEEAEGNEEDEDVNEDEDVANKSILNKTELFEYSADELEAMNKAELKREIESLQTKGQNAKVDMQILKDYKRRVEEHDARRLALNESVTARDTVKKMCDDLRNRRLEEFMTGFNSISGKLKEMYQMITMGGNAELELVDSLDPFSEGILFSVMPPKKSWRNISNLSGGEKTLSSLALVFALHHYKPTPLYVMDEIDAALDFRNVSIVATYIKERTKHGQFIVISLRNNMFELAKQLVGIYKVNNMTKSIALQNNDYIHGQDSSNTTILP is encoded by the coding sequence ATGCGTCATAGTAAAGTGTCAGCCTTGATTCATAACTCAGCAGCTTATCCAAATCTCAATTCTTGTAGCGTCGAAGTCCACTTCCAAGATGTTGTCGATTCTGCCAACGGATCTTCAACTGTCGTCCCTGGTACAGAGCTGGTGATTACTCGTAAATCCTTCCGAAACAATAGCTCAAAGTATATGATTAATGACAAAGAAAGTAATTTCACTGAGGTAACAACGCTATTGAGAGAACGAGGAATCGATTTAGACCACAAGAGATTTCTAATTCTTCAGGGAGAGGTCGAGAGTATTGCCCAGATGAAACCCAAAGCTGacaatgataatgatgatggtcTCTTGGAGTATTTGGAAGACATTATTGGTACATCACAATATAAAAAGGCTATCGAGGAATCCCTGGCAGAGGTCGAAGTTCTCAATGAGGATTGTGTTCAGAAGCAGGACCGCTTGAAGATCGTCGAAACTGAACTTAACAGTCTCGAGGATCAAAAAAATGATATTGTGACCTAtcttgagcttgaaaaTGAACTCGCATTCAAGCAGTCAGCTCTATGGCAACTACAAGCCTACCTTTGTCAGAAGAGAGTTGAGCTCAGCAAATCCATCGTCGAGGAACAACATGCCAAACTGAAGGCTGAACTTGATAGAACTACTGTCAATTCTGAAGAAATTGAAGTTTTGAAAAAGGATCACGCTCAAAAGCTGAAGGAGTTAGACTTAATCAAGAAGACACTGAGcgagaaatcaaaattgCTTTCGAAGCATGAGATTGAGAAAGTCAAGGTTGAGGAGAGAAAGAAGCATCTGGATTccaagaggaagaaactgGAGAAGTCCATAGAGGCAGCGACACATTCTAAGGTCGAAACCGAAACGTGGCTTTCTAATTATCAAGAAGAATCTAGCCAGCTGTCTGACCAACTCAAGGGTCTTCAAAAATCCTTAGAGAATGAAAACTGCCAACTAGAAGCTATCCAAGATGAGCTCAAGGACAAGACGGCTGAGTTTACCGATCAAATCGAAACGATCCAGAAGAAATTGGAGCCATGGCGAGAAAAGACTAGGTCAAAGGAGTCTGAAATTGCCGTTGCCAACAGTGAGTTAGAACTCTTGAAAGAGCGCGAGTCGCAAGGTGAAAAGTCGTTAAACGAATCTAAGGAAAATATCACTATTACTATGAAGGAAGGGCGTGCAAAGGAGCGAGAAATGGAAAAACTCAAGAAGGAACTTGAACATGTGACTAGTCAGATTAGTATGGGAGTTAAGGAGTGCGACCAGGCATCAATTAAATTGGCGAAaatgaagcagcagttaGTTAATGGTAGACAAAGAGTTGATGCTGCCAAAGAAGCGCTAAGCTCCACTACCTCACAAAATAAGGTACTCACCGGATTGACCAGATTGAACGATTCCGGAAGAATTCAAGGCTTCAGAGGACGCCTCGGTGCCTTAGGAACCATTGATGCTAAATATGATGTTGCAATTTCTACCGCTTGTCCTTCTCTCGATAATATGGTTGTTGATACtgtcgctgctggtgaACAGTGTGTTGATTACCTGCGAAAACAGAACCTCGGCCGTGCCAAATTCATCCTACTAGAGAAATTACCGAAGCGAGACTTATCTCCCATCCAAACTCCTGAAAATGTCCCGCGGTTATTTGACTTAATTGTACCTTCTGCTCCCGAGTACGCCCCAGCCTTCTACAGTGTATTGTTTGATACTCTTGTTGCTAAGGATGCTGATCAAGCCAGAAGAATTGCTTATGGCAAAAAGAGATGGAGAGTTGTCACCCTCGATGGTGTGATTGTTGAAGCGTCCGGCGCAAtgagtggtggtggtgagatTTCGAGAGGAAAGATGGCAGCTGGTCTTACAGAAGGTGCATTGTCAGAGGGTCAAGTTCAGGAATTGGAGAGAGTACAAGACGAGCATGAGAAGAAGTATAAAATTGCTGAAAATACTGTGTTGACTATGCAAACCACATTGAAGGAGTTACAGGAACGTAAGCCAGAAATTGAATTAGAAATCTCAAAGGTCGAACTTGATATTACTGCTTTGACAGCCAGGCTTAATGAAGCAAAGAAGCAGTCTGCTGAGCTTGCCAAATCACTTGAAGCAAATCGCCCAGATCCTAGCACCCTGAAGCGGTCTGAAGAGCATGTCGCCAAATTGGAAGCCGAATTAAAACAACTAAGATCACACAGCGAGGGCTTGGAGCAAGATGTGGCCGATTTGCAAGAGAAGATTATGGATGCAGGAGGTGTTCGTTTAAGAGTGCAAAAGTCGAAAGTTGATGGTATTAAAGAGCAGATTGAATTAGTCAATACGAGGTTAGCAAATGGCTTGAAGGAAAATGCCAAGGCTAATAACGATTTCAAGAAGCATTCCAAGACCATCGATAACTGCGAGGCAGAGATTTCAGCATCTACTCAAgagctagaagaagcaaacAAAGAGCTAAGCGAGAAACAATTGATTATTCAACAATTCGAGCAGCTTGTTTCACAACTTAGTGACCAATTGgaagaaaaacaagaaatcctTGATGAGCTAAAATCTGAGCTTGATGCAAAGCAGAAAGATATTGATTCGCTACGGTCTCGTGAAatcgaaatcaaaaacacTATCGATCAGCATGAAAAGACCATTAAAGACGAGTCAAACAGCCTCAGGTCCTGGATTTCGCAATTACAGAAGCTGCAACTTCATGATCTAAGCGAGATCAAGGCCGTCCGTgtaaagaaagagaagcCATTGAAAAAATCTTTACCAAGGCAAGATGTGGAGGAGGGAGAAGAGGCGGAAGGcaacgaagaagatgaagatgtgaatgaagacgaagatgtTGCCAATAAGTCGATCCTAAACAAGACGGaattatttgaatattCTGCGGATGAGCTAGAGGCAATGAACAAAGCTGAGTTGAAACGCGAAATTGAATCTCTCCAGACCAAGGGTCAGAACGCCAAGGTTGATATGCAGATTCTCAAAGACTATAAGCGCAGGGTAGAAGAGCATGATGCCAGACGTTTAGCACTCAACGAGTCCGTCACGGCAAGGGATACAGTTAAAAAGATGTGTGATGATCTACGTAATCGCCGTTTGGAAGAGTTCATGACAGGCTTTAACAGCATCTCTGGCAAGCTAAAAGAAATGTACCAAATGATTACCATGGGTGGTAATGCTGagttggagctggtggaCTCTTTGGACCCGTTCTCCGAGGGTATTCTGTTTAGTGTTATGCCTCCCAAGAAGAGCTGGAGGAACATTTCCAACCTTTCTGGTGGCGAAAAGACATTAAGCTCCTTGGCTCTTGTTTTTGCACTACACCATTATAAACCTACGCCATTGTACGTAATGGACGAGATTGATGCAGCTTTGGACTTCAGAAACGTTTCTATTGTTGCCACTTATATCAAGGAACGTACAAAACATGGCCAATTCATAGTCATCTCCTTGAGAAATAATATGTTTGAACTCGCTAAGCAGCTTGTTGGCATCTATAAAGTCAATAATATGACCAAAAGCATTGCTTTGCAAAACAACGACTATATTCATGGGCAAGACAGTTCAAACACCACAATTTTACCATAG
- the COQ5 gene encoding 2-hexaprenyl-6-methoxy-1,4-benzoquinone methyltransferase (2-hexaprenyl-6-methoxy-1,4-benzoquinone methyltransferase; involved in ubiquinone (Coenzyme Q) biosynthesis; localizes to the matrix face of the mitochondrial inner membrane in a large complex with other ubiquinone biosynthetic enzymes; GO_component: GO:0005759 - mitochondrial matrix [Evidence IDA] [PMID 9083048]; GO_component: GO:0005739 - mitochondrion [Evidence IEA,IEA]; GO_component: GO:0005739 - mitochondrion [Evidence IDA] [PMID 14576278]; GO_component: GO:0005739 - mitochondrion [Evidence IDA] [PMID 16823961]; GO_function: GO:0043334 - 2-hexaprenyl-6-methoxy-1,4-benzoquinone methyltransferase activity [Evidence IMP,ISS] [PMID 9083049]; GO_function: GO:0008168 - methyltransferase activity [Evidence IEA,IEA]; GO_function: GO:0016740 - transferase activity [Evidence IEA]; GO_process: GO:0009060 - aerobic respiration [Evidence IMP] [PMID 9083049]; GO_process: GO:0032259 - methylation [Evidence IEA]; GO_process: GO:0006744 - ubiquinone biosynthetic process [Evidence IEA,IEA]; GO_process: GO:0006744 - ubiquinone biosynthetic process [Evidence IMP] [PMID 9083048]) codes for MIVKRALARAQKQSNSLRFLNCCNTAITGEPLGFVRRPYSTEGSKTTHFGFKTVPEDEKEHLVKHVFSNVASSYDYMNDAMSLGIHRLWKDHFVSKLDPGRRAGGSPLSFLDVAGGSGDIAFRILDHAAKIHGDHESVMNVVDINPEMLAEGEKRSKETPYGNTSRINFKVQNAEFLDAIPDNSQDIYTVSFGIRNFTNIPAALATAHRVLKPGGVFACLEFSKVDNSILDTLYQQYSFNIIPLLGQVLVGDRDSYQYLVESIQRFPSQEQFAGMIQDAGFTLAGSGYENLSFGIAAIHTGVKL; via the coding sequence ATGATTGTCAAACGGGCATTGGCAAGAGCTCAAAAACAGAGCAACTCATTACGATTTTTGAATTGTTGTAATACTGCAATTACTGGAGAGCCATTAGGTTTTGTTCGACGTCCATATTCAACTGAAGGAAGTAAAACTACTCATTTTGGTTTCAAAACTGTTCCTGAGGACGAAAAGGAGCATCTTGTGAAGCACGTTTTCTCAAATGTTGCTTCTAGCTATGATTATATGAATGATGCTATGAGTCTTGGTATTCACAGACTGTGGAAAGACCACTTTGTCTCCAAATTAGATCCTGGAAGAAGAGCCGGCGGATCCCCTCTATCCTTTTTAGATGTTGCTGGAGGCTCCGGTGATATTGCATTTAGAATTCTAGATCATGCTGCTAAAATCCATGGAGATCACGAGAGTGTTATGAATGTTGTGGACATCAATCCAGAAATGCTGGCCGAAGGTGAAAAACGATCGAAAGAAACTCCATATGGAAACACTTCGCGTATTAATTTCAAAGTGCAAAATGCCGAGTTTTTGGATGCGATTCCAGATAACTCGCAAGATATTTATACAGTTTCATTTGGCATTAGAAACTTTACCAATATTCCAGCCGCCTTGGCTACTGCTCATCGTGTCTTGAAACCTGGTGGAGTTTTTGCCTGTTTAGAGTTCAGCAAGGTAGACAATTCCATCTTGGACACTTTATATCAACAGTACTCCTTCAACATAATCCCACTATTGGGCCAAGTTCTGGTTGGTGATCGTGATTCCTATCAATATTTAGTTGAGAGCATCCAGAGATTCCCCTCCCAAGAACAGTTTGCAGGTATGATCCAAGATGCTGGATTTACTTTGGCAGGTTCCGGATATGAGAATCTCTCCTTTGGTATTGCTGCTATCCATACTGGAGTTAAATTATAG